A DNA window from Setaria viridis chromosome 2, Setaria_viridis_v4.0, whole genome shotgun sequence contains the following coding sequences:
- the LOC117846376 gene encoding uncharacterized protein — MDTVAPRLSRSSTRYGPVSSSAASFSGPVRKWRKAWVPLAGAGAAGPGGGASRGDNKVVLFRWTPVNGGAGGGGVADRGMEPAAGGRRRYVPAAGEAQNTSKKGTSSELNLNLDLEDPDDDTDADMSTDEPRDVEDSNPRPESRLKRKAF, encoded by the exons ATGGACACCGTGGCTCCCCGCCTGAGCCGCTCGTCGACACGGTACGGGCCCgtcagcagcagcgccgcctcctTCAGCGGGCCCGTCCGGAAGTGGCGCAAGGCCTGGgtgcccctcgccggcgccggcgccgccgggcccgGGGGAGGGGCTTCACGGGGTGACAACAAGGTGGTGCTGTTTAGGTGGACGCCGGtgaacggcggcgcgggaggagggggAGTCGCCGACCGCGGCATggagccggcggccggcggcaggcggcgctaCGTCCCG GCTGCAGGGGAGGCGCAAAACACTAGCAAAAAGGGCACCAGCAGCGAGCTCAACTTGAACCTTGACCTGGAAGACCCCGATGATGACACCGATGCTGATATGAGCACGGATGAGCCACGCGACGTAGAAGATAGCAACCCGCGTCCAGAAAGCCGGTTGAAGCGGAAAGCATTTTAG
- the LOC117846374 gene encoding serine/threonine-protein phosphatase PP-X isozyme 2 — protein MGASDLDRQIEQLKRCEPLTEAEVKALCLKAMEILVEESNVQRVDAPVTICGDIHGQFYDMKELFKVGGDCPKTNYLFLGDFVDRGFYSVETFLLLLALKVRYPDRITLIRGNHESRQITQVYGFYDECLRKYGSVNVWRYCTDIFDYLSLSALIENKIFSVHGGLSPAITTLDQIRVIDRKQEVPHDGAMCDLLWSDPEDAVDGWGLSPRGAGFLFGGNVVSSFNHSNNIDYICRAHQLVMEGYKWMFNNKIVTVWSAPNYCYRCGNVAAILELDENLNKQFRVFEAAPHESRGVPSKRPAPDYFL, from the exons ATGGGGGCGTCGGATCTGGACCGGCAGATCGAGCAGCTGAAGCGGTGCGAGCCGCTCACGGAGGCGGAGGTCAAGGCGCTCTGCCTCAAGGCCATGGAGATCCTCGTCGAGGAGAGCAACGTCCAGCGCGTTGACGCCCCCGTCACC ATTTGTGGAGACATCCATGGACAATTCTATGACATGAAAGAGCTGTTCAAGGTTGGAGGTGATTGCCCAAAGACAAACTATCTGTTCCTTGGGGATTTTGTTGACCGAGGATTTTATTCTGTTGAAACATTTTTGCTTCTTTTGGCTTTAAAG GTTAGGTATCCCGACCGTATAACTTTAATACGAGGAAACCATGAGAGCAGGCAGATCACACAG GTTTATGGATTTTATGATGAGTGCCTTCGCAAATATGGCTCAGTCAATGTCTGGAGATATTGCACAGATATATTCGACTATTTAAG TTTGTCTGCACTTATCGAAAACAAAATCTTTAGTGTCCATGGAGGCCTTTCTCCTGCTATCACAACACTGGATCAG ATAAGAGTAATAGATCGCAAGCAAGAAGTACCTCATGATGGGGCCATGTGTGACCTTCTATGGTCTGATCCAGAGGATGCTGTAGATGGTTGGGGATTGAGTCCTCGAGGTGCAGGATTCCTCTTTGGTGGAAATGTAGTTTCATCATTTAACCACTCAAACAATATAGATTATATTTGCCGTGCGCATCAGCTTGTCATGGAAGGGTATAAATGGATGTTCAACAACAAGATTGTAACTGTATGGTCTGCTCCTAATTACTGCTACAG GTGTGGCAATGTTGCTGCAATCCTAGAGCTGGACGAGAACCTTAATAAACAGTTCCGTGTATTTGAAGCTGCACCACAT GAATCAAGAGGCGTTCCTTCTAAGAGGCCTGCACCAGATTACTTTCTGTGA